Part of the Virgibacillus necropolis genome, CTTTCTTTTCTATTTTAATTCCTCCTAATAAATCAAGTATTTTAGTGACAATTGGTATTTTCCTAATATTCACTACATATAAATTGTACTACAATGTTGAACAACAAAACAAACCATTTTTTATTCTAAGGAAGGAGAATACAACTTAAAATGAATCCGCTTACAAATAATATGATGGAGGGTGGAAAAAATGAAACGTTTTTATCAAATAGCCGTTATTTTGCTCGTAGTGTTAGTAATTACAGCCTGTAATAATAGTTCAGAACCTAGTGGGGATAAAAAGGAAAGTGTTCTTAATAAAGTAGAAGAGTCAGGAGTATTGCGGGTAGGATTTGAAGGAACATATCAACCCTTTAATTATTTAGATGATAACAATGAATACGTTGGATTTGATGTTGATATAGCCAATGAATTAGCAAACAGGCTTGGTGTTGAGGCAGAATTTATCGCTACTAAGTGGGATAGTCTTATTGGGGGGCTTAAAGCAGATAAATTTGACGTCGTTATTGGACAAATGACAGTTACAGAGGAGAGAAAAGAAAGTGTTGATTTTACAGATCCATATGTAGTAACAGGTTCGGTTTTAATAACAAGAGAAGATACAACTGATATAACCAAATTAGAGGATATAAAAGGAAAAAAAGTAGGGGTAGGGGGAGGAACAACTTTCGAAGAGGTGGCTAACAGTGTTGATGGCGCAGAAGTTGTCTTGTATAAAGCTGTTACCGACTACATTCAGGATTTAGTTAATGGAAGGCTGGATGTGATCATTAACGATCAATTGTTAATGAGCTACAACATAAAGGAAGAGGGACTTCCAATCAGAATAGCAAGCGATATTGTTAACAAAGATGAGATAGGTATGGCTGTTAAGAAAAACAGCCCCGAATTTGTTGCTAAACTAAACGAGGAATTAGCTGGAATGATTGAAGATGGCACGTACGCTGAAATTTACAAAAAGTGGTTTGATTCGGAACCGCTAGTAAAATAACGATAAGGGGGAGGCGAAACAATGGAAGTTGTTGTGTTGGGTACTGGAATGATTGGTACAACTGTTGTTCGAGAACTTGTTAAGTATAAAAATATAAAAAAAGTAACTGCGGTTGATGGTTTTAGTGAAAATATTAATAAATGTCTGGCTGTTACAGATAATGCTAAAGTTGTTGGCAAAGTAGCTGATTTACGGACGGGAGAAGCTATTTATGAGGTATTAAAAGATGCCGATGTTGCAATTGCGTGTTTGCCCCATTCATTAAGCTTACCTGCCGTTAATGCAGCGATTTCTGCTAAATGTAACTTAGTAGATTTAGTTGGGTCCAAATATGAAGAAAAGAAGGAATTGGACGGTCTTGCAAAAGAAGCGGGAATTATTGTTATACCGGGTTGTGGGGTAGCGCCTGGGATAACGAATTTTTTAGCAGCGCAAGGAATTGAAATGTTAGATGAGACGGATGAGGCAGTAATGATTTGTGGAGGAATACCGAGGCACCCGCTACCTCCATTGTGGTACCAAGTAGTTTTTCGTTTGGAAAGTGTGATGGGCTTATACACTAGACCAGCGAAAGCGGTTGAAAATGGTGAACTTATCAACTTACCGGCATTGTCGGGCCTTGAAACGATGAACTTCCCTAATTTAGTTGGAGAATGTGAAGCAGTAATAACTGATGCGCATAGCACTGCATATACACTTAAGGATAAGGTGAAAAGACTTTATGAGAAAACAGTCAGATATTCAGGTCATTGGAGCAAAATGTCTGTTCTTGCTGAGCTTGGATTTTTTGAAGAAGAGTCCATTGAGGTTGATGGAAATTTAATAAGTCCAAGAAAGTTAACGGAAAAAGTATTAGAACCAAAGCTACGTGGTAACTCAATTGAGGATATTACTGTTTTACGTGTAGTAGCTAAAGGTAAAAAGAATGGAGAGAACACAACGCACACTTGGGAAATGATTGATTATTACGATCATGAACGTAAGATCACTTCTATGGCTAAAACAACTGCAATTCCAGCTATGTTGTTGGCAACTTGGATTTTAGATAAAAAAGTTACGGAAACTGGAGTTGTTCCAGTTGAAAACATCATTGTTGGTGATCGGTTTACTCCTTTCATTGAAGAATTAAGTGAAAATGGTGTTGAAATTAAATACAAAATGGAATCGAGTTAACGTACTGCCAAATTAAATTAATACTCATATAGAAAACTTGGATGGAGGGGTACTTCATGGATTTCTCATTAATTTTTGACTATTTACCACCATTATTAAATGCTACGTTAGTAACAATTATGTTAGCTGTAGTGTCAGTAATTTTTGCACTAATATTGGGATTCTTCTCAGCACTAGCAAGAATATCAAAAATGAAAATATTAAGGGCCATTGCATCCGTATATATTTCAATTTTTCGTGGGACCCCTCTTTTGGTTCAAATATTTGTGATTTACTATGGTTTGCCACAGATAGATATTGCAATGAATCCTATATCATCAAGTATTTTAGCGTTAAGTTTAAATGCAGGTTCCTATTTGTCTGAGTCTTTTCGTGCTGCTATATTAGCTGTTGACAAGGGGCAGATGGAAGCGGCCGTTTCTATGGGGATGACTTATGGTCAAGCAATGAGACGTGTGATTTTGCCGCAAAGCATTCGTATAGCTATCCCGACACTGTCAAATACGTACATAATTTTAATCAAAGATACTTCGTTAGTATCTGTCATTACAGTAACCGAGCTCTTACAAATGTCTACGTTAATAATTGCTAAAACATTTGAACCTTTGACAATTTATTTAATTGCAGCCGCAATCTACTGGGTTGTTATTACATTTTTCACTGTAGTATTGGATCGTTTTGAGAAGAGAACATCCAGACATGTTGTATAAGAAATTGCTTACTCTTAAGAAGTCGAATGCCAGGGGGTAAAAGATATGGAGATAGTAAGTGTTCAAAACATAAAAAAGTCTTTCGATAACAATATTGTGCTGCAGGATATTAACCTAACTGTGAATAAAAGCGAAGTTGTAGTAATCATGGGGCCGAGTGGATCTGGCAAATCGACGTTGCTTCGATGTATAACGTTTTTAGAAGAGCCTGACACGGGAATTATAAAATTAGGTGAAAACGAGGTAATAGCCGGATTTAAACCAAATAAAAAAAGAAAATCTTCTATTAGAGAACTGCGCCAGAATACAGGATTTGTGTTTCAACAGTTTAATTTATTTCCTCATAAAACTGCCCTAGAAAATGTGATGGAAGGGCCAATTGTAATTAAAAAAATGGATCGTCAAGAAGCTAAAGAAAAAGCTAAGGTACTATTAAATAAAGTTGGTTTAGGAGATAGGATGGACCATTACCCAGCTAAACTCTCAGGTGGCCAACAACAAAGGGTTGCTATAGCCAGGGCACTTTCTATGGAACCGATGGTAATGCTTTATGACGAGCCCACCTCAGCATTAGATCCAGAATTAGTACGGGAGGTTCTTTTAGTAATGAAAGAACTGGCTAAAGAAGGAATGACGATGGTTGTTGTAACGCATGAAATGGGATTTGCCAAGGATGTAGCTGACCGTGTTATTTTTATGGATGATGGTATGATAGTGGAGGAAGGTAGTTCGGATCAGATATTCAATAGGCCTAGAGAGGAAAGAACTAAAAGGTTTCTTAGGGATGTAAGTGAAGAATCGGATAGATAGGGAAGCTTTGGCAGTATGTCGAAATCTACACCGTCGATATACTTTTTCTTTTGTGTTTAAAGAGGAAATCAAAAAACACGAGTATTTATAAATAAGGTACAGGAAGTCTGTTTTAATTCAGTAACAAATTCATTTCATTTTATTCACATCAAAAAAGAAAATAAATCGTTACGGAACCTTACATATGAGAGAAGGAAATCAGGTTTTCTTTGGCCAACGAACCTATTCTGGTTAGTACTAGCAAATGAAGCTGATGTTTTATTGTTAATCCTAGTTATTTAAAAAATTGATCAAAATGAGTAATTGAACTCGATTTTGATCAATTTTATTTAAGTAATCCTAAGCTAATCCTTGGTGTTAATTTAAAATTTGAACTTGTAAATCTCTTACACCGAACTGTAATGCATCATCTAAATCGTTCATATATACATCCAACCGTCCCTTTGTAATTGCACTTCCGCGATCTTGGCAACTAAATGTTTCATCAAAATAAGGGATATGTACTTTTGTCCCAAAAGGAATTGAAGATGGACAAGCGATTGTTTGCCCTTCCTTTACATGGGCACCCGATGCGGTAACACCGTACGCCGGATCTCCAGGGTTTTTTCCAGTTGATTCATATCCCGCGGTATAGGCAGTGACTGTGAAGGTTTTTCCGTTTGCGTCGGGAATCGTTATAATCTGTCCAGGAAAGATGACATCCGGATTAGATATGGAAGAATTGGACGCGAGTAACGAGTTGAGACTTACGTTATGAGACTTTGATATTGTTGATAACACATCCCCTGATTGAACTGTATACTTCCCACTTGCGTAAGTTGTATTGGCAAACAGAAATAGTCCAAGGGTGAACAGAATTGCTAGTTTAAGATATTTGATAATAAGACCTCCAATGTAATTTCTTTTACAATAAGGGTTTCGATAATTAATCTAGCTTTCTAGGGATTGTAATAGAATTGAAAGTATTGTGTAATAATTAGTAAAATAATTGAATTCGCTTAAAGTGATAGTTCCGTTTATAGGGAGGGGACTGTATGGCACGGTTTTGTGCTGGTAGTCCTTTTGTTTTTTTTACCCCTTAAATATAAATCATTTATTATTGTTCGTTCACTGGTGTAATAGTCTGTAGCTAATTCACTTGTTTTGGTGTAAGAATTGACATTTGCATAGGTAATGCAACATGTAAGGAATCGGAAAAATTTCAAAGACAGTTTTGAAAGGCTTTTTTTCGACCTTAGATACAACTGGATGTATTATTACATAATTGTAAACATGTCAGTAAAGGAAATTGCAGAACTGCAGGGCACTACGCGGTTAATAGCCAAGGGAAACGAAACGAGTGAGGAAGAAGTTAAGGGATGCAGGGCTTAAGGAAATAGTGGAGAGGTTGGATGATGATTAATTTTAACCCTCTTGCATTATATTTATTGTTTTAAAGGTGATTGAATAAATGAAATACTAAAAGGTCTTTGTTCATTTCATTAGAACAAAGACCTCGCTTGATTTAACGTAGTGTTATTTATTCTGCCAAACTCGCCAAGGTTTCATAAAGAACAGACGCACCTTTTTCAATATCTGTCCATAAGGTATCTTCTTCCTCACAATGACTTTTCCCGTTTACAGTTGGAACGAATATCATGGCAGTTTCTGCTATATTGTTCATATACATTGCATCGTGTCCAGCACCACTACTCATAAGCCTGTAAGAAAGATTTTGCCCTTTACAAACTTCCTCAATAGTCGCTACAATGCGATTTGAAAAAATTACTGGGGAGTGGGTTCGGATTTCATTAATGGAATAAGTTAATGAATCTTCGTTAACGATTTTTTCAATGATTTCTTTCACTTCCTTAACACATTGTTCAAATTGATCTTCTCTTGGACAACGAATATCAATCGTGAAGGATGTCTCGCCAGGTACAGCATTAATGATGTCGGGGTTTGTTTGAATCTTTCCAATGGTTGCGACGATGCCTTCTGGTTCGTTTTTTGCCCAATCAGATATTTTCTTAATTGCTATAGCAGCAGTAACAAGGGAGTCTTTACGATGTGACATAGGTGTTGTGCCAGAATGATTTGACTCTCCGGTAATTGTTACTTCCATCCATGAAAAGCCAGCAATTCCCTCTACTACACCAATTGTTTGCTGGCTTGTTTCTAAAACCGGTCCTTGCTCAATATGCATTTCAATAAAGGTCCCTACATTGTCCAATCGATTTTTCTCGTCACCTACGAAGTTTATTTTTTTTAATTCATCTTCAAAACGAAATCCTTCATCATCCGTACGATTATAGATATATTCACGAGAAAATTCACCAGTAACCGCACCGCTTCCCAACATTTGTGGTGTGAATCTAGCACCTTCTTCGTTCGTAAAAGAAACAATTTCAATTGGATGACGATGTTTTATTCCTTTTTCCAACATAGATTCAACTGCCTCTAACGCACCTAATACGCCTAAAACTCCATCAAACTTGCCGCCTTTTGGCACAGAATCAATATGTGATCCAGACATAATTACAGAGGCATTAGGATCTGTACCTTCACTTCTACCATAGATATTTCCAAAATCATCATAGCGAACAGCTAGTCCTAAATCTTTCATCCATTGGATTAATAAGAGCCGTCCTCTTCGTTCCTCTTCTGAAAGAGCAAGTCTTGTTACACCATTATTATTGGTTTTTCCAATCTCCGCCATTTCCAGCATACGTGACTTTAATCTATCGATATTAATCATCTTTTAATTCCCCACTTTTTCATAGACGGGTTTACCGTTAATAAAGGTAGCAATAATCTCAATATCTTTAATTTCCATCGGATCAATACTTGTTGGATCTGAATCCAAAACGGCAAAGTCTGCCAGCTTTCCAACTTCAATACTACCAACATTCTTTTCATCAGAATTTAACTTAGCTCCATCAATCGTCATCGTTTTCAATGCCTTCTCTACACTAATGCATTGATCTTCTCCTAAAACTTCACCCTCCATTGTTCGGCGATTTACGGCTGCCCAAATGGAAAATAAAGGAGATATAGGTGTGATTGGACAGTCTGAGTGTAACGTATAAAGTATATCTCGTTCTGAAGCATCAGCTAATGGATTAATTCTTTTGGCTCTATCAGGTCCTAAGAAAATATTTTTGTGCCTATCACCCCAGTAGTAAACATGGTTGATGAAAAATGAGCCTACAACACCTAGTTCACGCATTCTATCTAAGTCATTTGATGTAGCTGTTTGTATATGTTCAATGCGGTGAAGGTGATCTGCACGTGGTTCAGCTGCTAAAGCATATTCATACGCATCCAAAATAGAACCAATAGCCCGGTCCCCGTTACCGTGTATAGCAATACGAAATCCTCGTTTGTGTAAATCTAAAACTTCATTATTAAATTCTTCCTGTTTTCGGGAGAGTTCACCATAATAACTAGAATCGCAATGATAGGGCTCCCTAAGTGCTGCTGTCATTCCTTGAATGGAACCATCCTGGAATAGTTTAGCACTATCTAATGTAGCGCGATTATTGGATCGTTTTTTAATTTCTTCGTCAAGCTGTTTAGCTGA contains:
- a CDS encoding amino acid ABC transporter ATP-binding protein; translation: MVSVQNIKKSFDNNIVLQDINLTVNKSEVVVIMGPSGSGKSTLLRCITFLEEPDTGIIKLGENEVIAGFKPNKKRKSSIRELRQNTGFVFQQFNLFPHKTALENVMEGPIVIKKMDRQEAKEKAKVLLNKVGLGDRMDHYPAKLSGGQQQRVAIARALSMEPMVMLYDEPTSALDPELVREVLLVMKELAKEGMTMVVVTHEMGFAKDVADRVIFMDDGMIVEEGSSDQIFNRPREERTKRFLRDVSEESDR
- a CDS encoding saccharopine dehydrogenase family protein, which gives rise to MEVVVLGTGMIGTTVVRELVKYKNIKKVTAVDGFSENINKCLAVTDNAKVVGKVADLRTGEAIYEVLKDADVAIACLPHSLSLPAVNAAISAKCNLVDLVGSKYEEKKELDGLAKEAGIIVIPGCGVAPGITNFLAAQGIEMLDETDEAVMICGGIPRHPLPPLWYQVVFRLESVMGLYTRPAKAVENGELINLPALSGLETMNFPNLVGECEAVITDAHSTAYTLKDKVKRLYEKTVRYSGHWSKMSVLAELGFFEEESIEVDGNLISPRKLTEKVLEPKLRGNSIEDITVLRVVAKGKKNGENTTHTWEMIDYYDHERKITSMAKTTAIPAMLLATWILDKKVTETGVVPVENIIVGDRFTPFIEELSENGVEIKYKMESS
- a CDS encoding LysM peptidoglycan-binding domain-containing protein; this encodes MLSTISKSHNVSLNSLLASNSSISNPDVIFPGQIITIPDANGKTFTVTAYTAGYESTGKNPGDPAYGVTASGAHVKEGQTIACPSSIPFGTKVHIPYFDETFSCQDRGSAITKGRLDVYMNDLDDALQFGVRDLQVQILN
- a CDS encoding amino acid ABC transporter permease, giving the protein MDFSLIFDYLPPLLNATLVTIMLAVVSVIFALILGFFSALARISKMKILRAIASVYISIFRGTPLLVQIFVIYYGLPQIDIAMNPISSSILALSLNAGSYLSESFRAAILAVDKGQMEAAVSMGMTYGQAMRRVILPQSIRIAIPTLSNTYIILIKDTSLVSVITVTELLQMSTLIIAKTFEPLTIYLIAAAIYWVVITFFTVVLDRFEKRTSRHVV
- a CDS encoding Zn-dependent hydrolase, which translates into the protein MINIDRLKSRMLEMAEIGKTNNNGVTRLALSEEERRGRLLLIQWMKDLGLAVRYDDFGNIYGRSEGTDPNASVIMSGSHIDSVPKGGKFDGVLGVLGALEAVESMLEKGIKHRHPIEIVSFTNEEGARFTPQMLGSGAVTGEFSREYIYNRTDDEGFRFEDELKKINFVGDEKNRLDNVGTFIEMHIEQGPVLETSQQTIGVVEGIAGFSWMEVTITGESNHSGTTPMSHRKDSLVTAAIAIKKISDWAKNEPEGIVATIGKIQTNPDIINAVPGETSFTIDIRCPREDQFEQCVKEVKEIIEKIVNEDSLTYSINEIRTHSPVIFSNRIVATIEEVCKGQNLSYRLMSSGAGHDAMYMNNIAETAMIFVPTVNGKSHCEEEDTLWTDIEKGASVLYETLASLAE
- a CDS encoding transporter substrate-binding domain-containing protein, which encodes MKRFYQIAVILLVVLVITACNNSSEPSGDKKESVLNKVEESGVLRVGFEGTYQPFNYLDDNNEYVGFDVDIANELANRLGVEAEFIATKWDSLIGGLKADKFDVVIGQMTVTEERKESVDFTDPYVVTGSVLITREDTTDITKLEDIKGKKVGVGGGTTFEEVANSVDGAEVVLYKAVTDYIQDLVNGRLDVIINDQLLMSYNIKEEGLPIRIASDIVNKDEIGMAVKKNSPEFVAKLNEELAGMIEDGTYAEIYKKWFDSEPLVK